One part of the Halocalculus aciditolerans genome encodes these proteins:
- a CDS encoding site-specific integrase, translating into MQTRPYSTKDGMKCWLSTNEQEALLATVENDTRRELAMSLGLCGLRTAEIEAVERRNFRRATSADGSVWKVAIEEGKTGDREVPVPQEVRDLAERLANSAGLRKDEPLVGRATRTLRSWMEGARNQIADSLEDDGRDDDAEEWREVGMHDLRRTWATDTYYKLAMANVPIAETLVMGWGGWVMNEKGRETFREEYLGPEPDFVAVEASDVLGLGASESASSLLK; encoded by the coding sequence ATGCAAACACGACCCTACTCAACGAAAGACGGGATGAAGTGCTGGCTATCGACGAACGAGCAGGAGGCGCTCCTCGCGACAGTCGAGAACGACACCAGGAGAGAACTCGCGATGTCGCTCGGACTGTGCGGCCTCCGGACAGCCGAAATCGAAGCGGTCGAGCGGAGGAATTTTCGGCGCGCGACATCTGCGGACGGGTCGGTGTGGAAAGTCGCCATCGAGGAGGGAAAGACCGGTGACCGAGAAGTGCCGGTCCCGCAGGAGGTCCGCGACCTCGCCGAGCGCCTCGCGAACTCCGCCGGCCTCCGGAAGGACGAGCCGCTCGTCGGACGGGCGACCCGGACGCTCCGGTCGTGGATGGAGGGGGCGAGAAACCAGATCGCGGACTCGCTCGAAGACGACGGTCGCGACGACGACGCCGAGGAGTGGCGCGAGGTCGGGATGCACGACCTCCGGAGGACGTGGGCGACGGACACGTACTATAAACTCGCGATGGCGAACGTCCCTATCGCGGAGACGCTCGTGATGGGGTGGGGCGGCTGGGTGATGAACGAGAAAGGACGCGAGACGTTCCGCGAGGAGTATCTCGGACCGGAACCCGACTTCGTCGCGGTCGAGGCGTCCGACGTCCTCGGGCTCGGGGCGTCCGAGTCGGCGTCGTCACTGTTGAAGTAG